From the Cryptomeria japonica chromosome 2, Sugi_1.0, whole genome shotgun sequence genome, one window contains:
- the LOC131055956 gene encoding disease resistance protein RPV1 isoform X2 translates to MATYTPTSPIQIVNTFDEIVPTSAASSSASPLLRPASFDVFINHCGVDVKYTLATTISHKLTALGISVFLDAHSLQLGDVIPAQIQEAIRTATLHIAIFSVNYADSPWCLAELSSMLKTGNTIIPVFYHVDPSDLRWVGQGKRIYAPAFSQYQLKGRYSEEKLDEWKMALENASLRSGCVIKDGRDEAMQLKNIVNMVSKELGKVPFLVADKPVGLVDIVRDFEEAVESGPNAQIVGIVGMGGAGKTTLAKELYNRKSPSFKYRSFVFAVRDAASKNALHEKQNMLLKDLDVRDVAFDNIEGGKAILANRLRSVSALIVLDDVDHGSQLDALLPTKDGLASGSLIIVTSRELNLLAKWGSTIYRIKALNPLHAKELFCWHAFLQSHSQEGFDDIVERFLEACNGLPLSLTVFGGLVYGKFKDYWESQLNKIFRILPEDVKGRLNVSYNSLDEEEKEMFMDVACFFIGKKKSWAIEVWNESGWSGLHGWETLVNKCLVNVDTNDMIIMHDHLRDLGREHAGRHPSFRVWHQEQIIDIQKQNKGVRSGGNSFLGLATQFHNEIQGGMSIRGIDAARFEYSEEPLRQRSACFELIGSLSNRCFGIPPPSSLGLKFFSGREEQFIKYFGTPLEGPVCLRLDEFKGRKIQSWSLRNLRILELIEAHCLVQLWDNSDLRELCIDDARKLQRIPNSIGRLQGLKCINISYCESLEDLPEQFCNLQSLEWLKLSHCSRLSSLPSRLGDLINLRHLDLQRCKKLQTLPDSFNQLRHLQHLNLGGCQELTLRSDMLQNIVNLEYLNFGGCRKMEQLPNQITHQVCLRELKATYTSIRGLPSDIGELRKLEVLEIGSRFLASLPYSLGNLSSLTRLGLKDCEMLNCLPDFSGPLNMLTWIIINSTSVSTISISGDSCPSLEVFVLSKNNHLVDIQSLPTSVRSLRVSDCELLKKATALGGLANLQSLSIKRCPELNELPS, encoded by the exons ATGGCCACCTATACTCCCACTTCACCTATCCAGATTGTAAATACTTTTGACGAGATTGTGCCCACATCTGCTGCTTCCTCCTCCGCCTCTCCTCTTCTCCGTCCTGCTTCTTTCGATGTTTTCATCAACCATTGCGGTGTTGATGTCAAATACACCCTCGCCACCACCATCTCCCATAAACTTACCGCCCTCGGAATCTCCGTCTTTCTGGATGCCCATTCCCTTCAATTGGGTGATGTCATCCCAGCACAAATCCAAGAGGCCATTCGCACTGCTACACTTCATATTGCCATTTTCTCTGTTAACTATGCCGATTCCCCTTGGTGTTTAGCGGAGCTGTCCTCCATGCTTAAGACGGGCAACACAATTATTCCTGTCTTCTATCATGTCGATCCTTCTGATCTGCGCTGGGTGGGTCAAGGAAAACGAATCTATGCTCCTGCGTTTTCTCAATATCAACTGAAGGGCAGATACTCCGAGGAAAAGCTTGACGAGTGGAAGATGGCACTCGAGAATGCTTCTCTTCGTTCTGGCTGCGTGATCAAGGATGGTAG AGATGAGGCGATGCAGTTGAAGAATATTGTGAATATGGTATCTAAGGAACTGGGAAAGGTGCCCTTTCTGGTGGCCGACAAACCCGTTGGACTGGTTGATATCGTACGGGATTTTGAAGAAGCTGTTGAGAGTGGGCCCAATGCTCAAATTGTTGGGATTGTGGGAATGGGCGGAGCGGGTAAAACCACTCTTGCTAAAGAGTTGTATAACAGGAAATCCCCTTCCTTCAAATATCGCAGTTTTGTATTTGCAGTGCGAGATGCTGCAAGCAAAAATGCTTTGCATGAGAAGCAAAATATGCTTTTGAAAGACCTTGATGTCCGAGACGTAGCATTCGATAACATTGAAGGAGGCAAGGCTATTCTGGCAAATCGGTTGAGGTCTGTGTCTGCCCTCATCGTTTTGGATGACGTGGATCATGGTAGCCAACTGGATGCTCTGTTACCAACTAAAGATGGCCTTGCATCCGGCAGTCTTATCATTGTTACATCACGTGAGTTAAATCTCCTTGCAAAATGGGGCTCAACTATATATAGAATCAAGGCATTGAATCCCCTTCACGCCAAGGAACTTTTTTGTTGGCATGCATTTTTACAGTCCCATTCACAAGAGggatttgatgatattgttgaaaGGTTTTTGGAAGCTTGCAATGGGTTGCCTTTGTCCCTTACTGTCTTTGGAGGATTAGTTTATGGCAAGTTCAAGGATTATTGGGAATCTCAGTTAAATAAGATTTTCAGAATTTTGCCCGAAGATGTTAAAGGAAGGTTGAATGTCAGCTACAATTCATTagatgaagaagagaaagagaTGTTTATGGATGTGGCTTGTTTTTTCATTGGCAAAAAGAAAAGTTGGGCCATTGAAGTATGGAATGAATCAGGGTGGAGTGGTTTGCATGGGTGGGAAACACTTGTTAACAAGTGTTTGGTTAATGTGGATACGAATGATATGATAATAATGCATGATCATTTAAGAGATTTGGGAAGAGAACATGCAGGTAGACATCCATCTTTTCGAGTATGGCATCAAGAGCAAATAATTGATATACAGAAACAAAACAAG GGTGTTCGTTCTGGAGGCAATTCATTCCTCGGGCTGGCAACGCAATTTCATAATGAAATACAG GGAGGAATGTCTATTAGAGGGATAGATGCTGCTCGATTTGAATATAGTGAGGAGCCATTGCGTCAGAGAAGCGCCTGCTTTGAGCTCATAGGATCCCTTTCAAACAGATGTTTTGGGATCCCTCCACCTTCCTCGCTCGGATTAAAATTTTTTTCTGGCAGAGAAGAACAGTTTATCAAATACTTTGGGACACCATTGGAGGGCCCTGTCTGCCTTAGGTTGGATGAGTTCAAGGGGAGAAAAATTCAGTCATGGTCACTCAGAAATTTAAGAATTTTGGAGCTCATCGAAGCTCATTGCTTAGTACAATTATGGGATAATTCAGAT TTAAGAGAACTGTGTATCGACGATGCCCGTAAATTGCAAAGGATTCCAAACTCAATAGGACGTCTCCAGGGATTGAAATGCATAAATATCTCTTATTGTGAATCACTGGAGGATCTCCCTGAACAGTTTTGCAATCTCCAATCACTGGAGTGGCTGAAATTATCTCATTGTTCAAGGCTGTCTTCACTGCCTAGCCGTTTGGGGGATCTGATAAACCTGCGGCATCTAGATTTGCAGAGATGTAAGAAGCTGCAGACATTGCCAGATTCTTTTAATCAGCTGAGACACCTTCAACATCTCAATTTAGGTGGTTGTCAGGAACTCACCTTGAGATCCGACATGCTGCAAAACATAGTTAACCTGGAGTATTTGAACTTTGGGGGATGTAGGAAGATGGAACAATTGCCAAATCAAATCACACATCAAGTGTGTTTGAGAGAGCTCAAAGCTACGTACACAAGCATAAGGGGGCTTCCGAGTGACATTGGCGAACTCAGAAAATTGGAAGTGCTGGAGATAGGAAGTCGGTTCTTGGCCAGCTTGCCGTACTCTCTTGGAAATCTGTCTAGTTTGACTCGACTAGGCCTCAAGGATTGTGAAATGTTGAATTGTTTACCGGACTTTTCGGGGCCTCTAAATATGCTCACGTGGATAATAATAAATTCCACGAGTGTGTCAACAATATCAATAAGTGGAGACAGCTGTCCCAGCCTTGAAGTTTTTGTTCTTTCCAAGAATAATCATCTAGTGGATATCCAAAGCCTGCCAACGTCAGTGCGGAGTCTACGTGTATCTGACTGTGAACTGCTGAAAAAGGCAACGGCACTTGGCGGCCTAGCAAATCTTCAATCCCTTTCCATAAAGAGGTGTCCGGAGTTAAATGAGCTCCCAAGTTAA
- the LOC131055956 gene encoding disease resistance protein RUN1 isoform X3 has product MATYTPTSPIQIVNTFDEIVPTSAASSSASPLLRPASFDVFINHCGVDVKYTLATTISHKLTALGISVFLDAHSLQLGDVIPAQIQEAIRTATLHIAIFSVNYADSPWCLAELSSMLKTGNTIIPVFYHVDPSDLRWVGQGKRIYAPAFSQYQLKGRYSEEKLDEWKMALENASLRSGCVIKDGRDEAMQLKNIVNMVSKELGKVPFLVADKPVGLVDIVRDFEEAVESGPNAQIVGIVGMGGAGKTTLAKELYNRKSPSFKYRSFVFAVRDAASKNALHEKQNMLLKDLDVRDVAFDNIEGGKAILANRLRSVSALIVLDDVDHGSQLDALLPTKDGLASGSLIIVTSRELNLLAKWGSTIYRIKALNPLHAKELFCWHAFLQSHSQEGFDDIVERFLEACNGLPLSLTVFGGLVYGKFKDYWESQLNKIFRILPEDVKGRLNVSYNSLDEEEKEMFMDVACFFIGKKKSWAIEVWNESGWSGLHGWETLVNKCLVNVDTNDMIIMHDHLRDLGREHAGRHPSFRVWHQEQIIDIQKQNKGGMSIRGIDAARFEYSEEPLRQRSACFELIGSLSNRCFGIPPPSSLGLKFFSGREEQFIKYFGTPLEGPVCLRLDEFKGRKIQSWSLRNLRILELIEAHCLVQLWDNSDPPLQLRELCIDDARKLQRIPNSIGRLQGLKCINISYCESLEDLPEQFCNLQSLEWLKLSHCSRLSSLPSRLGDLINLRHLDLQRCKKLQTLPDSFNQLRHLQHLNLGGCQELTLRSDMLQNIVNLEYLNFGGCRKMEQLPNQITHQVCLRELKATYTSIRGLPSDIGELRKLEVLEIGSRFLASLPYSLGNLSSLTRLGLKDCEMLNCLPDFSGPLNMLTWIIINSTSVSTISISGDSCPSLEVFVLSKNNHLVDIQSLPTSVRSLRVSDCELLKKATALGGLANLQSLSIKRCPELNELPS; this is encoded by the exons ATGGCCACCTATACTCCCACTTCACCTATCCAGATTGTAAATACTTTTGACGAGATTGTGCCCACATCTGCTGCTTCCTCCTCCGCCTCTCCTCTTCTCCGTCCTGCTTCTTTCGATGTTTTCATCAACCATTGCGGTGTTGATGTCAAATACACCCTCGCCACCACCATCTCCCATAAACTTACCGCCCTCGGAATCTCCGTCTTTCTGGATGCCCATTCCCTTCAATTGGGTGATGTCATCCCAGCACAAATCCAAGAGGCCATTCGCACTGCTACACTTCATATTGCCATTTTCTCTGTTAACTATGCCGATTCCCCTTGGTGTTTAGCGGAGCTGTCCTCCATGCTTAAGACGGGCAACACAATTATTCCTGTCTTCTATCATGTCGATCCTTCTGATCTGCGCTGGGTGGGTCAAGGAAAACGAATCTATGCTCCTGCGTTTTCTCAATATCAACTGAAGGGCAGATACTCCGAGGAAAAGCTTGACGAGTGGAAGATGGCACTCGAGAATGCTTCTCTTCGTTCTGGCTGCGTGATCAAGGATGGTAG AGATGAGGCGATGCAGTTGAAGAATATTGTGAATATGGTATCTAAGGAACTGGGAAAGGTGCCCTTTCTGGTGGCCGACAAACCCGTTGGACTGGTTGATATCGTACGGGATTTTGAAGAAGCTGTTGAGAGTGGGCCCAATGCTCAAATTGTTGGGATTGTGGGAATGGGCGGAGCGGGTAAAACCACTCTTGCTAAAGAGTTGTATAACAGGAAATCCCCTTCCTTCAAATATCGCAGTTTTGTATTTGCAGTGCGAGATGCTGCAAGCAAAAATGCTTTGCATGAGAAGCAAAATATGCTTTTGAAAGACCTTGATGTCCGAGACGTAGCATTCGATAACATTGAAGGAGGCAAGGCTATTCTGGCAAATCGGTTGAGGTCTGTGTCTGCCCTCATCGTTTTGGATGACGTGGATCATGGTAGCCAACTGGATGCTCTGTTACCAACTAAAGATGGCCTTGCATCCGGCAGTCTTATCATTGTTACATCACGTGAGTTAAATCTCCTTGCAAAATGGGGCTCAACTATATATAGAATCAAGGCATTGAATCCCCTTCACGCCAAGGAACTTTTTTGTTGGCATGCATTTTTACAGTCCCATTCACAAGAGggatttgatgatattgttgaaaGGTTTTTGGAAGCTTGCAATGGGTTGCCTTTGTCCCTTACTGTCTTTGGAGGATTAGTTTATGGCAAGTTCAAGGATTATTGGGAATCTCAGTTAAATAAGATTTTCAGAATTTTGCCCGAAGATGTTAAAGGAAGGTTGAATGTCAGCTACAATTCATTagatgaagaagagaaagagaTGTTTATGGATGTGGCTTGTTTTTTCATTGGCAAAAAGAAAAGTTGGGCCATTGAAGTATGGAATGAATCAGGGTGGAGTGGTTTGCATGGGTGGGAAACACTTGTTAACAAGTGTTTGGTTAATGTGGATACGAATGATATGATAATAATGCATGATCATTTAAGAGATTTGGGAAGAGAACATGCAGGTAGACATCCATCTTTTCGAGTATGGCATCAAGAGCAAATAATTGATATACAGAAACAAAACAAG GGAGGAATGTCTATTAGAGGGATAGATGCTGCTCGATTTGAATATAGTGAGGAGCCATTGCGTCAGAGAAGCGCCTGCTTTGAGCTCATAGGATCCCTTTCAAACAGATGTTTTGGGATCCCTCCACCTTCCTCGCTCGGATTAAAATTTTTTTCTGGCAGAGAAGAACAGTTTATCAAATACTTTGGGACACCATTGGAGGGCCCTGTCTGCCTTAGGTTGGATGAGTTCAAGGGGAGAAAAATTCAGTCATGGTCACTCAGAAATTTAAGAATTTTGGAGCTCATCGAAGCTCATTGCTTAGTACAATTATGGGATAATTCAGAT CCTCCTTTGCAGTTAAGAGAACTGTGTATCGACGATGCCCGTAAATTGCAAAGGATTCCAAACTCAATAGGACGTCTCCAGGGATTGAAATGCATAAATATCTCTTATTGTGAATCACTGGAGGATCTCCCTGAACAGTTTTGCAATCTCCAATCACTGGAGTGGCTGAAATTATCTCATTGTTCAAGGCTGTCTTCACTGCCTAGCCGTTTGGGGGATCTGATAAACCTGCGGCATCTAGATTTGCAGAGATGTAAGAAGCTGCAGACATTGCCAGATTCTTTTAATCAGCTGAGACACCTTCAACATCTCAATTTAGGTGGTTGTCAGGAACTCACCTTGAGATCCGACATGCTGCAAAACATAGTTAACCTGGAGTATTTGAACTTTGGGGGATGTAGGAAGATGGAACAATTGCCAAATCAAATCACACATCAAGTGTGTTTGAGAGAGCTCAAAGCTACGTACACAAGCATAAGGGGGCTTCCGAGTGACATTGGCGAACTCAGAAAATTGGAAGTGCTGGAGATAGGAAGTCGGTTCTTGGCCAGCTTGCCGTACTCTCTTGGAAATCTGTCTAGTTTGACTCGACTAGGCCTCAAGGATTGTGAAATGTTGAATTGTTTACCGGACTTTTCGGGGCCTCTAAATATGCTCACGTGGATAATAATAAATTCCACGAGTGTGTCAACAATATCAATAAGTGGAGACAGCTGTCCCAGCCTTGAAGTTTTTGTTCTTTCCAAGAATAATCATCTAGTGGATATCCAAAGCCTGCCAACGTCAGTGCGGAGTCTACGTGTATCTGACTGTGAACTGCTGAAAAAGGCAACGGCACTTGGCGGCCTAGCAAATCTTCAATCCCTTTCCATAAAGAGGTGTCCGGAGTTAAATGAGCTCCCAAGTTAA
- the LOC131055956 gene encoding disease resistance protein RUN1 isoform X1, whose product MATYTPTSPIQIVNTFDEIVPTSAASSSASPLLRPASFDVFINHCGVDVKYTLATTISHKLTALGISVFLDAHSLQLGDVIPAQIQEAIRTATLHIAIFSVNYADSPWCLAELSSMLKTGNTIIPVFYHVDPSDLRWVGQGKRIYAPAFSQYQLKGRYSEEKLDEWKMALENASLRSGCVIKDGRDEAMQLKNIVNMVSKELGKVPFLVADKPVGLVDIVRDFEEAVESGPNAQIVGIVGMGGAGKTTLAKELYNRKSPSFKYRSFVFAVRDAASKNALHEKQNMLLKDLDVRDVAFDNIEGGKAILANRLRSVSALIVLDDVDHGSQLDALLPTKDGLASGSLIIVTSRELNLLAKWGSTIYRIKALNPLHAKELFCWHAFLQSHSQEGFDDIVERFLEACNGLPLSLTVFGGLVYGKFKDYWESQLNKIFRILPEDVKGRLNVSYNSLDEEEKEMFMDVACFFIGKKKSWAIEVWNESGWSGLHGWETLVNKCLVNVDTNDMIIMHDHLRDLGREHAGRHPSFRVWHQEQIIDIQKQNKGVRSGGNSFLGLATQFHNEIQGGMSIRGIDAARFEYSEEPLRQRSACFELIGSLSNRCFGIPPPSSLGLKFFSGREEQFIKYFGTPLEGPVCLRLDEFKGRKIQSWSLRNLRILELIEAHCLVQLWDNSDPPLQLRELCIDDARKLQRIPNSIGRLQGLKCINISYCESLEDLPEQFCNLQSLEWLKLSHCSRLSSLPSRLGDLINLRHLDLQRCKKLQTLPDSFNQLRHLQHLNLGGCQELTLRSDMLQNIVNLEYLNFGGCRKMEQLPNQITHQVCLRELKATYTSIRGLPSDIGELRKLEVLEIGSRFLASLPYSLGNLSSLTRLGLKDCEMLNCLPDFSGPLNMLTWIIINSTSVSTISISGDSCPSLEVFVLSKNNHLVDIQSLPTSVRSLRVSDCELLKKATALGGLANLQSLSIKRCPELNELPS is encoded by the exons ATGGCCACCTATACTCCCACTTCACCTATCCAGATTGTAAATACTTTTGACGAGATTGTGCCCACATCTGCTGCTTCCTCCTCCGCCTCTCCTCTTCTCCGTCCTGCTTCTTTCGATGTTTTCATCAACCATTGCGGTGTTGATGTCAAATACACCCTCGCCACCACCATCTCCCATAAACTTACCGCCCTCGGAATCTCCGTCTTTCTGGATGCCCATTCCCTTCAATTGGGTGATGTCATCCCAGCACAAATCCAAGAGGCCATTCGCACTGCTACACTTCATATTGCCATTTTCTCTGTTAACTATGCCGATTCCCCTTGGTGTTTAGCGGAGCTGTCCTCCATGCTTAAGACGGGCAACACAATTATTCCTGTCTTCTATCATGTCGATCCTTCTGATCTGCGCTGGGTGGGTCAAGGAAAACGAATCTATGCTCCTGCGTTTTCTCAATATCAACTGAAGGGCAGATACTCCGAGGAAAAGCTTGACGAGTGGAAGATGGCACTCGAGAATGCTTCTCTTCGTTCTGGCTGCGTGATCAAGGATGGTAG AGATGAGGCGATGCAGTTGAAGAATATTGTGAATATGGTATCTAAGGAACTGGGAAAGGTGCCCTTTCTGGTGGCCGACAAACCCGTTGGACTGGTTGATATCGTACGGGATTTTGAAGAAGCTGTTGAGAGTGGGCCCAATGCTCAAATTGTTGGGATTGTGGGAATGGGCGGAGCGGGTAAAACCACTCTTGCTAAAGAGTTGTATAACAGGAAATCCCCTTCCTTCAAATATCGCAGTTTTGTATTTGCAGTGCGAGATGCTGCAAGCAAAAATGCTTTGCATGAGAAGCAAAATATGCTTTTGAAAGACCTTGATGTCCGAGACGTAGCATTCGATAACATTGAAGGAGGCAAGGCTATTCTGGCAAATCGGTTGAGGTCTGTGTCTGCCCTCATCGTTTTGGATGACGTGGATCATGGTAGCCAACTGGATGCTCTGTTACCAACTAAAGATGGCCTTGCATCCGGCAGTCTTATCATTGTTACATCACGTGAGTTAAATCTCCTTGCAAAATGGGGCTCAACTATATATAGAATCAAGGCATTGAATCCCCTTCACGCCAAGGAACTTTTTTGTTGGCATGCATTTTTACAGTCCCATTCACAAGAGggatttgatgatattgttgaaaGGTTTTTGGAAGCTTGCAATGGGTTGCCTTTGTCCCTTACTGTCTTTGGAGGATTAGTTTATGGCAAGTTCAAGGATTATTGGGAATCTCAGTTAAATAAGATTTTCAGAATTTTGCCCGAAGATGTTAAAGGAAGGTTGAATGTCAGCTACAATTCATTagatgaagaagagaaagagaTGTTTATGGATGTGGCTTGTTTTTTCATTGGCAAAAAGAAAAGTTGGGCCATTGAAGTATGGAATGAATCAGGGTGGAGTGGTTTGCATGGGTGGGAAACACTTGTTAACAAGTGTTTGGTTAATGTGGATACGAATGATATGATAATAATGCATGATCATTTAAGAGATTTGGGAAGAGAACATGCAGGTAGACATCCATCTTTTCGAGTATGGCATCAAGAGCAAATAATTGATATACAGAAACAAAACAAG GGTGTTCGTTCTGGAGGCAATTCATTCCTCGGGCTGGCAACGCAATTTCATAATGAAATACAG GGAGGAATGTCTATTAGAGGGATAGATGCTGCTCGATTTGAATATAGTGAGGAGCCATTGCGTCAGAGAAGCGCCTGCTTTGAGCTCATAGGATCCCTTTCAAACAGATGTTTTGGGATCCCTCCACCTTCCTCGCTCGGATTAAAATTTTTTTCTGGCAGAGAAGAACAGTTTATCAAATACTTTGGGACACCATTGGAGGGCCCTGTCTGCCTTAGGTTGGATGAGTTCAAGGGGAGAAAAATTCAGTCATGGTCACTCAGAAATTTAAGAATTTTGGAGCTCATCGAAGCTCATTGCTTAGTACAATTATGGGATAATTCAGAT CCTCCTTTGCAGTTAAGAGAACTGTGTATCGACGATGCCCGTAAATTGCAAAGGATTCCAAACTCAATAGGACGTCTCCAGGGATTGAAATGCATAAATATCTCTTATTGTGAATCACTGGAGGATCTCCCTGAACAGTTTTGCAATCTCCAATCACTGGAGTGGCTGAAATTATCTCATTGTTCAAGGCTGTCTTCACTGCCTAGCCGTTTGGGGGATCTGATAAACCTGCGGCATCTAGATTTGCAGAGATGTAAGAAGCTGCAGACATTGCCAGATTCTTTTAATCAGCTGAGACACCTTCAACATCTCAATTTAGGTGGTTGTCAGGAACTCACCTTGAGATCCGACATGCTGCAAAACATAGTTAACCTGGAGTATTTGAACTTTGGGGGATGTAGGAAGATGGAACAATTGCCAAATCAAATCACACATCAAGTGTGTTTGAGAGAGCTCAAAGCTACGTACACAAGCATAAGGGGGCTTCCGAGTGACATTGGCGAACTCAGAAAATTGGAAGTGCTGGAGATAGGAAGTCGGTTCTTGGCCAGCTTGCCGTACTCTCTTGGAAATCTGTCTAGTTTGACTCGACTAGGCCTCAAGGATTGTGAAATGTTGAATTGTTTACCGGACTTTTCGGGGCCTCTAAATATGCTCACGTGGATAATAATAAATTCCACGAGTGTGTCAACAATATCAATAAGTGGAGACAGCTGTCCCAGCCTTGAAGTTTTTGTTCTTTCCAAGAATAATCATCTAGTGGATATCCAAAGCCTGCCAACGTCAGTGCGGAGTCTACGTGTATCTGACTGTGAACTGCTGAAAAAGGCAACGGCACTTGGCGGCCTAGCAAATCTTCAATCCCTTTCCATAAAGAGGTGTCCGGAGTTAAATGAGCTCCCAAGTTAA